Proteins from one Setaria italica strain Yugu1 chromosome V, Setaria_italica_v2.0, whole genome shotgun sequence genomic window:
- the LOC101780559 gene encoding signal recognition particle subunit SRP72 isoform X2: MNDCMNSYEKLKKFKIDSMDLKINIIAALVAAGRASEVQAAMKALKVDLTTRALRDARSFELAYNSACSLIENKKYSEAKEQLDLAKRIGKEELMVEDFDENAIEYELAPVSAQLAYVQQLQGQSQEAMQTYVNMVNGKSDDSSPLADSSSLAVATTNLISLKGTKDTADSLKKLDRLIEKSNAPNQLQLIESLDFKLYPRQKEALYSARVLLLLHANKIDQAHELVCGLLGMFQDSVFPVLLQAAVHVKEKKIQKAEEVLSQYAEKHPENSKGVLLALAQIAANANHFQLAADSLSKIPDIQHMPATVATLVALKERLGDSNAAASVLDSAIQWWKNSMTEDNKLDLFTREAAAFKLSHGRDEEACLLYEELVKSHGSIEALAGLVATAARTNLEKAEQYEKKLKPLPGLKGVNVESLEKTSGARHVEGPQDMKVDTPEEVKKQKARKRKRKPRYPKGFDPANPGSQPDPERWLPRRERSSYRPKRKDKRAQVRGAQGAVTRETAATNAGGSSKGSQTSSSSKTPAANTDQPKPSNKSRKKKSRS, translated from the exons AAATATCATTGCTGCTCTGGTTGCTGCTGGGAGGGCTTCTGAGGTACAGGCAGCTATGAAGGCGCTAAAGGTTGATCTTACCACAAGAGCACTCAGGGATGCTCGTAGCTTTGAGCTGGCATACAATTCTGCTTGCTCCTTGATAGAAAACAAGAAGTATTCAGAAGCTAAGGAGCAGTTGGACTTGGCTAAAAG AATTGGGAAAGAAGAGCTTATGGTGGAAGACTTTGATGAAAACGCGATTGAATATGAACTAGCTCCTGTATCTGCTCAGCTTGCTTATGTGCAGCAG CTACAAGGACAATCTCAAGAAGCTATGCAAACCTATGTTAATATGGTAAACGGGAAGTCAGACGATTCCTCACCACTTGCTGATTCATCATCACTTGCTGTGGCAACAACAAACCTTATTTCACTAAAAGGTACAAAAGATACCGCAGATAGCTTGAAGAAGCTTGATCGGCTTATTGAAAAATCTAATGCTCCAAACCAGTTGCAACTTATTGAAAGCCTTGATTTCAAGTTGTACCCAAGGCAAAAGGAAGCTCTGTATTCTGCCCGTGTTCTTTTACTCCTCCATGCAAATAAAATTGATCAG GCACATGAGTTGGTCTGTGGACTGCTTGGAATGTTTCAAGATAGTGTATTCCCAGTTTTGCTTCAAGCTGCTGTTCatgtgaaagaaaaaaagatccaGAAAGCTGAAGAAGTTCTTAGCCAGTACGCTGAGAAGCATCCTGAGAATTCTAAAGGGGTCCTCCTTGCACTTGCTCAGATTGCTGCTAACGCCAACCATTTTCAGCTTGCTGCTGACTCACTGTCCAAAATACCTGACATCCAGCACATGCCTGCAACAGTTGCTACACTAGTGGCTCTAAAAGAGCGCCTAGGTGACTCCAATGCTGCAGCTTCTGTACTTGATTCTGCTATCCAGTGGTGGAAGAATTCCATGACCGAGGATAACAAATTAGATTTGTTCACAAGGGAGGCTGCTGCGTTTAAGCTCAGTCATGGACGTGATGAAGAGGCTTGTCTGTTGTATGAGGAACTTGTGAAGAGCCATGGAAGCATTGAAGCTTTGGCTGGGCTAGTAGCGACTGCAGCTCGCACTAACCTGGAGAAGGCTGAACAATACGAGAAGAAGCTTAAGCCATTGCCAGGCCTCAAAGGAGTTAATGTTGAGAGCTTGGAGAAGACATCTGGCGCAAGGCACGTTGAAGGGCCCCAAGACATGAAGGTAGACACACCAGAGGAAGTGAAGAAGCAAAAGGCAAGGAAGAGGAAGCGGAAGCCTAGATACCCGAAGGGCTTCGATCCAGCAAATCCTGGCTCGCAACCGGATCCTGAGAGATGGCTGCCCAGGAGAGAGCGATCCAGTTACCGTCCAAAGAGGAAGGACAAGAGGGCTCAGGTCAGAGGTGCTCAAGGAGCTGTGACTAGAGAGACAGCAGCTACCAATGCTGGTGGTTCCTCGAAAGGAAGCCAAACCTCCAGTTCATCAAAGACTCCGGCAGCAAACACTGACCAGCCAAAGCCTAGCAACAAAtccaggaagaagaagtcgAGGTCTTAG